The following is a genomic window from Oscarella lobularis chromosome 2, ooOscLobu1.1, whole genome shotgun sequence.
CCTGTAAtttcttcctttctcttcatttGCTATGGCTTTGATCATCTGGAGGTTGGAGATACGAAACTCGTCTCCAGGCCAAAACAACGTGGCCATCACAGCATTGGGTGAGTGCGTGTGAATAACGGCGCCagcatctaaaaaaaatcaattaatctCAGACCCCTTTCACATATAAGCAACTGTATACTTCTTTTCTGATAAGCGTTCATAAACACTGGAAAACACGAGCTCGGTCGAAGGTTCTTACTGCCAAAGCAACACgtgaataaattacaaagcCAGAAAAATCAGATCCTTGCCTTGGATCAGGACACGAAATTTGATCTCCCTTTATGTCAAAGACAAACATGTCATCAGGCTGCAATAAAACGTTGCACAAGTCTCCAAATTGACGTCCGTTTCACCTTGattctctctttctgcaCACCAGAAGGCGCAACATAAATATCGCTTTAGGGAAAATAAAGCTGAGTAGACTATAAGGTGTTCTCGTACGTCATACCCATCCGAATCTTTTATGCTAACGCTTCCGCCTGAGCCCGTAGTCCAGCCTAGGTTGTAGAAATGCCTAGTAACGAATTCAAAAGAGCCAAAGGGGTCAATAAGATGTGAGTACGTGTAGAGCTCTGGAATCAATCTCCTTGGATGCTCCTGCAAAGCGAACGCTGACGTAGACTGTGGCACAGGTGTCTTGCGAACCGCATCAGAGTCTGCACTGTTCGTTGAAGACGAAGCTGAGTCTCGATCTCCGCTCATTTCCCTGGGTAATTTCGAGCACAAAGGGTACTCTCGCGTGCTTATCCGTttgcgagaagacgacgccgacatCTGGAAGTGGCTAAAAAGGCCCGTACTACACGGAAAtagatatatataaaaattcTTACCGATAGTAAcaattaatcaattgaaTGAGAGTCGGCATAAACTACAAGAGATGAAACTAATAAATCTAGACTTGTATTGGTGGACATTATTTGCATCATCTTTGTATGTAAACTAGTCTCACGTGCGATCTGACCCCGCTTTCAATCAAGTGACGACTATGGGCAACaaggaatcgacgaaaaagccgagcaaagacaaaggatTCATCGAAGTCacagcgacgacgtgccCTTCCGACGTCCAATTCAACGCCGCCAATAGCCGCGCCGTCTGCATCGGAGTCGGCCGTTCCGTTCACATGCAACGACAGTCGCACGACGTGCCAATGTGCGACAGAGACGCCAAGATCGTCAACGACGCCATGGAAAAAGAGCTCGGATTTCCGTCACAACTTCTCGCTTCCGACTCATACTATTCCGCCACAAAAGCCAATGTTCTTCACTGTTTCACAAAGGCGgcaaaagaagtcgaaagcgacggcatattattcatttttttctcgggCCCTGCGACTCGGTACGCCGAAACGCAAATCGGACTAGCCAATTCCGACTTCAACGGCGACGCAGCCCAACTCATAACATGCGACGAAATAGTGAAGGCACTGGGAGAACTCAAATCGACTCGAAGTCGTATCATCGCAATGTTCGATTGTCGCCTGGCTGCGGCTCTCGCGCaaacgctcgtcgttcgaatCGGCGCCGACTACAGCGctcacttcgtcgtcgcctgttCGACGCCGGAGAAATctctcttcgccgacgaactGGGCTCGGGAGCGTTCGCCTATTTTCTCGTTTGCTACTTGAAAACGATCACGGAAAAGGGAATGATGAATGTGGATGCCTTGACGAAGTACTGTATGTCTCGTTGTCGCGCTCTCGCCGATCTCGTTCTccagcgcgacgacgcggcggaTCAATCCGCTTATATGGATCCAAAGCATATCAGTTCGATCGAATTGACTTGGCATGAGATCGACGGCGGTTTGAGAGTCCGCAGCGTGCCGTCAGGTGACGAGACGGACAGCGGGAGACGCGCTGTGTCTTATGAACGCTGCTTTGATTATCTTGACTATCAGGACGAATCTGCACTCAAGGTCGACAACGAATGGTCGAAAAAGATTGTCGGCTGGTTGAGTCAGAAAGTCGAGCCTCAGTTGAGAATCTTGCGGGAGCATCTCGGTGATGAGAGGCTTCGTAGGACTGTGATTGGTTTGGTTATGAGATCTGCTGGCTTGCTGATTGGATGGCACAAGCCTGAGTTGGCTACGGAGCCAAACACATTTATGCTGAGTGCCTTTCGCGTCAAGGAGACTATGATTGCCGTTTTAGGTGAGTCGGAGAACGATCAGGTGACGTTCTACGCCGATTTGAGGTACTATATGCTGGGAGTTGCTGTGGCGGTGCGAAAGGAAATCGGCGAGTTGATCCGCTTAATAGATTTCGGAAAACGGCTGATAAGAGACGAGGGCGGAGATGAAAGGGACGCGGTAAGAATCGCCTGGTCCCTCTCGCGCACGCCGGTATAATAAGGTCGACCGTTTGTATGACGACGGGCGTACGGGCGCGAGAGGGTCTGGCTGGGCAGGCTAACTTTTCTCTTATAcccgttcttcttctgactAGAGACGACACATCGATGAAGCATCTTTTGGTCATCTTCCTCAACCTATTGAAGACTTCTACTGAGCTTTGATAGTGCACGAGAAGCAGAACCCACTCTGCATGCCGGTTGTGACTTGACTAATATTTGCTCTCTTCTCTCATTTCATATCCACAAAACGAATGTCACTAATAAGCAAGCAGTTTCTAGGCAACGGATGCGCCGCAGGCGAGAGCAACGTCAACGTCCTCTTCTCCATGCTCACATCAGTAACGACAACAAACCCGGCCACATTCGTTCTCGCTAAATCCTCGCTGGGTCCGCTCGCCAGACTGAGACCGCACACGCAGTGAAGCAAGTCCATGTCGAGCGCAACGGAGACGACTTTCGTAGCACTGTCGTCCTTCTTCGCATCCAACGGCAAGCACGAATCGGGCACGCGCGGCTGCCCAATCTtaaaaacgagaacgtcgtcgaagctcACGTTAAACGAATGCGGATACAACGACTCCGGACTCCTTCGCGGTGCCGTAGAACTTTTGCGCCGTTGGCGAAGGAGACTCGGAATTGCTGGCTTCGACCCAATTCGGTGCCGAATATTTCCGCCGTGCCTTCGAGAAGCTTCAGCGTCACCGAATCGGTGTCTTTCGACTTCGAAACAAAGCTCCGTTTTCGCGCTAAGGCTCTCATGGCCGGCTCTCATTCGGCGATGCCTCGCCTATATCCGGGAGTTTTGCATACGGGTACATTACTCGCATTTTTGATTGGTCCCAGAATTTCAATTCACCGATAAATTTTCTTCCAAATTTTATCGAATTGCGTGACATCTCTTTTTACATCCGGTAGTCTATTCGCATAAAGAAAGATGACGGGTCACGTGTCTTttgccgtcgttcgtcgtcgtccttttccGGATCGATGAGCGATGAGCGCTAAGTAGTTTTATTAGTCGTAAACCAcaaacagcagcaacacACTTGACTGAGTAACTTGACCTACTGTACAGTCAGTGTACTAACTGCATGACAGACACCGGGTACATACAGGACAGTACATACAGTCTACATGTATAccgtatatatataaacgAATTAATAGGCGGCCTTACCTGGCCTTTACCAACTTTGTCACGGGCTGCAGTCCCGGATTACAGACAGATGAGCACTCACATGTATAATGCGTCGTCCGTCattgtttctttctttgagaCGTCCAATCcatattttttcatttctacgGCAATGCCAAATACATAGTCTAGGGCTTCGCACCTAAAAGTCGAAATCAATCATTTGATAGAAGGTGTGTGTGAGTATATAGACTCACATgatctttgccttttgccacGTTGAACCCCACATGTACAAGCCGTGACCTCGTACCAACACGGCACACGTTTCTGGATATTTGTCAATTGCTGCATCCATGGGATCCTTTCAAGTGGAGAAAGTCAACAAATAAACTATTTTCTATCTCGTAAATAATGTCTTGCTTTTAAACCAATTTCTTCCACCGTGTTTTCAATTATGGGAATTATTAGCTCCTCATCAAACCTGTGCTGGTATTATTTTCTGTAATAGCATAAAGGAGTCATATATAGTGCCTGTAAtttcttcctttctcttcatttGCTATGGCTTTGATCATCTCGAGGTTGGAAATACGAAACTCGCTTCCAGGCCAAAACAACGTAGCCATCACAGCATTGTTCGAGTGCGTGTGAATAACGGCACCAGCATCTAAAATCAACTACTAATCTCAGACCCCTTTCACATATAAGCAACTGTATACTTCTTTTCTGATAAGCGTTCATAAACACTGGAAAACACGCGCTCGGTCGAAGATTCTTCCTGCCAAAGCAACATgtgaataaattacaaagaCAGAAAAATCAGATCCTTGCCTTGGATCAGGACACGAAATTTGATCTCCTTTTATGTCAAAGACAAACATGTCACCAGGCTGCAATAAAACGTTACAGAAGTCTCCAAATTGACGCCCGTTTTCACCTTGATTCTCTCCTTCTGCACACCAGAAGGTGCAACGTAAATATTGCTTTAGGGAAAATTAAGCGGAATATAAGGTGTTGTTGTCCACGTTGCAGTCTTAGTTGGGTAACTTACCCATCCGAATCTTTTATGCTAACGCTTCCGCCTGAGGCAGAAGCCCAGCCTAGGTTGTAGAAATGCCTAGTAACGAATTCAAAAGAGCCAAAGATTTGATTAATAAGATTAATAAGATTAATAAGATTTGAGTACGTGCAGAGCTCTGGAATCAATCTCCTTGGATGCTCCTGCAAAGCGAACGTTGTCGTAGACTGTGACACAGACGTCTTGCTAACTACTCACTGCATCAGAGTCTGCGCCGTTCGTTGAAGACAAAGCTGGGCCTCGATCTCCGTTCATTTCGCTGGGTAATTTCGAGCGCAAAAGGTAAGGGTAATCTCGCGTGCTTATTCGCGCTTGCgagaagatgacgtcgactAAACGTCTGTAAGTCACACGTAGTTTTTCCTGTTAATATCAACCACTTCCCCCCAGATTCCGGGGGGAGGACCATATATGGAAAGGTGGATTATTCGCCGTAACTTACCTAATTACTGAGGGTGCCGCGGCGAGTGCAAATAGACTATAACACTTTACCCGAAGCGGACTCGAAGCGGACGACGATCGGTATTTGCAAACGATCACGGGAAGCCAATGAATGTGGTGGATGCCTTGATGATTGAAGTAGACTGTATGTCTCGTTGTCGCGCTCTCGCCAATCTCGTTCGATCCAGCGGCGGAACAATCTGCAAGCGTTCATAGGACAATCTGACGGGCACGCTGTGGACTCTCAAACAGAGTTCTCGCTAGAAATGTTGATCCAGGTGGCgcgcgcaaaaaatttttgcaccacgcccactttttTACTTGACCACACCCACTCAAggcatattaattaattctattaGTAGGTTTATTACACTTTGATGACACCAAATCTGAGTGTGGAGTGATCTTAACGCACTTGCTTTGCAGTTTCTACGTATGGCATTAAACAAAGTAGAAGTTTTTTTACAGTGGCGCAGAAGACCAAATTTTGTTAACCGGGTAGTGCAAATAACACCAGGGTGGCGCAGTACCACTCGGTAAACGTCTAGCGAGAACTCTGAGTCTCAAACCGCCATCGATCTCAGAAAGTCAATTCTATCGAACTGATACGCTGCTTAGATTATCTCGACTATCAGGACGAATCTGCACTGAAGGTCGACAACGATTGGTCGAAAAAGATTGTCTGCTGGTTGAGTCAGAAAGTCGAGCCTCAGCTGAGGATCTCTCGCGCACGCCGGTATATAAAGGTCGACCGTTTATACGGCAACGGGCGTACGTGCGCGAGAGGCTCTGGCTGGGCATGCCAACTTTTCTCTTATAcccgttcttcttctgactAGAGACGACACATCGATGAAGCATCTTTTGGTCATCTTCCTCAACCTATCGAAGACTTCTACTGAGCTTTGAGTGTATGAGAAGCAGAACCCACTCTGCATGCCGGTTGCGACTAATTTTGCTCTCTTCTCTCATTTCATATCCACAAAACGAATGTCACTAATAAGCAAGCAGTTTCTAGGCAACGGATGAGCCGCAGGCGAGAGCAACGTCAACGTCCTCTTCTCCATGCTCACATCAGTAACGACAACAAACCCGGCCACATTCGTTCTCGCTAAATCCTCGCTGGGTCCACTCGCCAGACTGAGACCGCACACGCAGTGAAGCAAGTCCATGTCGAGCGCAACGGAGACGACTTTCGTTGCACTGTCGTCCTTCTTCGCATCCAACGGCAAGCACGAATCGGGCACGCGCGGCTGCCCAATCTtaaaaacgagaacgtcgtcgaagcccACGTTAAACGAATGCGGATACAACGACTCCTTCGCGGTGCCGTAGAAATACTTCCGCACGGCCGCCATTCGGGCGTCATTCCGAAACGATCGACTccgcgagacgacgccgcccgATTTCGGCAGCAAAACGACCTGAACCGACGATCCCAAACTCGTCTTGAGCTGACTAAACAAACGCTCCTGATCcaaaacgagaacgacgttcgCATCGAATTCCATGACGGCGTGAACGATCGCCTTGAAGCCGAACCCGTCGATCCAGCCGCACGTGTTCACCACGCATCCGGACGCGCGACACTCGGCAAACGtgccgaatcgtcgtcgaacgacgcgcgcTAGCTCGGAAATCAAAGCCAGATAAAGATCCGAGTtctccgacggcgacgccgagccGTAGTGAAAGACGAGCGGCGCGCGCAACGCGAACGTGCCCTCCTCGACGTCGGCCGGTCTATCGACCGGTAACGCGGCAACGCATCCGGGAACGCTTATCGAATTTTGTCCGCAATCTAAATCGACGTAGACGGGCTGGCGGCCCCAGCGCGTCGCGTAGCCGAGTAGGATGCGACAGAGCGTCGTCTTGCCGACGTCTTTCGagccgacgatgacgacgcgcgGTCCGACGAggtcgcgcgcgcgttcgacgctttcgcgcattttttctaGCGCCGCGTGCGCGTTCAGGTACGCGACCATGGGCGTGTCCGTGCTCACGTACGGATGGAGGGGACGACCGCGCAACTGGACGCGGCAGCCGTGCCACGTGAAGACGGCGACTTTTgcgccgtcggcgaacgaGAATTGCTGGCTTGGCGGCAATTCGGTGCCGAATATTTCCGCCGTGCCATCGAGAAGCTTCAGCGTCACCGGATCGGTGTCTTCaacttcgaaacgaagctCCGTTTGCGCGCTAAGGCTCCATTCGGCGACGGGAATTGTGCTCGCGTCCATTTGTGTCCGGGGACTTTGTGTGATAGACTATACGGGAGTTTCTATACGAGGGAAGGAAACTTTCGAAATTAGATTTCTGCGAATCCAACGTAGGAGATAGCCAAAATATTCAATAGTTGATATAAAAAGATGCGGCAGCACACAAAGTACAAACTTACCAAAACCAAAAGTAACTATGTTCATTTTTCGGCTAGCAAAACACCTCTTTAAGAGCAGTTTCAACAAGCCTGCTGTGAAATGTGAGCTCCTTTCCACCATCACAGTAAAGCAGAATATCTTTTTTGACCAAAAGTTTAAGATCTGCTTCCCAGGCTGAGACACTTCCATATTGGTCTGCTGCATTCAATCCAAGTGTGGTTGTTGCCTTTTCAGTGCTCagctttccttttcctttcatCATTTCCTTTATCAATTCATGCCTTTTTCTTATCCTCTCAGGAACACTTTTGTAGCCTGACAATGATGTGTGTAAATCGCATGGCTGCAAGGAACTGAATGTAACTTCACCGATCAGCTTTTTGGACAGGGCTTCATATGTATAGGATTTTTCGTTCTGTACGATTTCTCGCACCCAGTGGAGATGCTGAAGGCGGCCATTAGTCAGTTTATCGTAGACTTCATTGCCATCAACGTTGCAGTCCTCTAATGCTGTACTAAGGAATGCCTTAGCATCTTTTTCAGATATATCCTGTACGATGAACTCCTTCATTCGACTTGCTCTTCCAGGAACTTTTCTCATATTTTGAAGTGCAATGCCGCCACTGTCGATAAAAGCAAAAATGACAAGACCGTCGTCAGCGAGTTTTTTGGCCCAATGCTGCAATCGCTCTAGTTGCTGATCGTTTCTGTCAGCCAGTACGTTGATGTCATCGAGGCCAATGACCAACGGCCTCCtgttcttttccttgaatTGACGACCCTGCGTCGCCAATACGTTGCCAATATAATCAATGGCCGTCTCGGCATCATTGGGGATGGTGTACAAAGGCCGGTAGCGGTATCCGAAGTGAGATCGCAGTTTTCCGGGCAACGTTTGCGGCTCATTTTCGACGGCAATGCCCATGGAGCGCGCAATATCTACAGCGACGTGCTTGCTCGTTCTCACATCGGCCATGATGATACCGCaatccttcttcttctctttcgtttcttcgatcAGCTCGCAGGCCGTCTCCTTGATGAGGCGAGATTTTCCGCAGCCGTGTGGACCGCTGATGACGTAGTAGAACCTCGAGTTTTCGTCCGGCGAAAGACATTTGGCCAAAGGCTTTCGTTCGGACTTTCTGTCGATTAGAAAGCGCTCTTCTTGATAGTACGGTTTGTCGCAGTGTCCGAACTGAAGACGTTCTTCGATCTTCTTACGCTCAAGACGGTGTTCCCATTCTTCGCATAAGAAATCTGCATATGCAACAGCTGCTGTAGCTGCAAGGCTCCCAAAGGCTACTTTTAACTTCGTCAGTCGGTTCATACTTGAGTCAAAGCACAGATGCGCTCAAATAACGGTTTTTTATATCCGGGAAACTGTATACCTACCTACGCGGCGTGGTGTTATGGTTGTTGTCGAACAATGATAAAGGGTCTCCGCGGCGTCGACAGTTTTCGTTCAAGTTCGGACGTAACGGGCGAACGATCGTTCGAGCAGCTGCGCGCCGACTACAACCAATTTTTGAAAGTATACGAACGTGAGTTCAAGTTTTTTTCAGCGAGGTGAACCGAGACAACACCGTGTCGCTTCAGTTCCTACCCAACTTTATCGGCTGCTCCGAAAGAGACAGGAAACGTCGGTAAGACGCATAGCACTGGACTAGGAAAGAGGTCGTAAAGTATCTAGTATATTATAAGCGCATGCAGATGATAAGACCACGTACAGTACTCCCCTAGCTGTCTGAGTTGTACAGCGGAGAAAGTATCTGCAAGTAGCACTGTTTCACCTATCGTGGGTCTTGATTTGTCTGTAATCTTAGCCTTATTATCTCCGTCGCAATTTGACGTACATGAGAAAAGACGGAAACAAGAAGCAAAAGCGGTAAAGTTACTGATCGCCCCGAGGGAAACAAACCGGCTACGTTTATcccaaatagaaaaaattttcgcgtTAACGACATGCTAACTCAGCTTCAGGAGAACGAAGAACAGACGTAAATTTAGGAAGCGAGACAGTGGACTTGATTATAGATATCTATAGCCCTCCCGCGGGAAACTTTCACTTCACCTTCGAGGCTTTCCACAGTCCCGccggaaagaaagaaaaagaattgactCTCGAACCCATACTCGTACGCATAAGCCAGAGAAGCGGTCGATCGAAACAAGTATtcatataataataatcatgGGAAGATAACCTAATGACGTCTTCTCCAGCGCGGAGCATACTCGGCTAAAGAAGTGAAGTTGGCCCCAAGAAAAGTGCAACGACGTAGCGGCtacaacgacgaaaacgacgacgacgacggcggcgccgaGACGGGtgacgacggaaacgacggcacGGAGGGTACGTTTTCCTGCGACGTTTCCATACCGTACGCAAGTCTTCTCGACGTGGAACGCGTGGACAACGCTCTCGGCGCTCTTCATTCCTACGTCCTGCGTGTGAGGGTTACTCTCGGCAAAGAGGAGTCAGTCCAAAAGGAAACCGAGCAAAATAAAACGGATTACGACGATCTCCAGTGGGATTCGATTGACTCCGAACAATCGAGTTTCcatagcgacgacgacaaagacaaagacaaagacaaaacgtcgacgaccgaTTATCCGAAACGTTTCGACGTCCATTTCGTTTTgtacgacgcgacgcgagaTTTTGTCTGCGAGGAGGGCGACTACGAGCTTTGTGCCAATCGAGTCAAGTCGTTTGGATCGTTTCCGCTGAAGACGATCGcacagcgacgacgcgccaAGTGGGACGACTGCAGTCAGGCCGGCCCGGTCATTGTAAGAACGACGAGTTCGTTGGTCTTTCTCTAATAGCGCTATTTCGTTGTAGAGAAAGCGCTTGGGATCCAACATGGCTTTGAAAGAgtatttgaaattttcgTTTGCGTGGGACGGATGCCATCCGATTCACGTCTTTTCTCCTCGACGCTATTGCAAACGTGCAAGGCACGCGAAAATTGGGAAAACGAAATCggaaaatgtgacgtcaaaaggtTAAGAATTTTGAATGGTCTAACCTCCCATCTGACTCCGCGTTTCTTCAGGATCcgctttgtcgtcgtcgtcgtcatcgtcgtcgttgtcgtgtGGGCTCGGCTTTGGCGCTGTGGCGACAAAGCGACGTCaccgaagcgtcgtcgttcagaacggcggcggcggcggcggcggcggcgtcgacgcactGCCGTCGCCCGAACAGATCATGTTTCGGTATCTGTACGACGGCAATGCGCGACAGCAGACGGAAGTGATCAGCGACTTGGCGTGCTGCTGGTGCAGAGTCAAATGTCCGACGTTGTGTGGCCTGCTCAAGCATCTTCAGCTGTGCCATCCGCGATTCCTTTTCACCTATACGGTAGGTTAGAATAAACGAACGAAGTGACACGTAGTGAGGAGGGTTCTCAAGCCTCAACCTAAAGTGGGTCAGATCGACGTTCGACTTAACGAATGTTATGGAGctgagaacgacgacggcgacgttgttCAGCGCGAGCGCGTTCTGCCAAGCCGTCGACACTTtccgagaaaaagaaagtctaGTACAAGCGTTCTAGTTAGCTCAAAGTATAAGACCTATAATAATAACCCGTTCACCTTTATATGAGATGGAACTAAACACTTTAGAAACAAAAGACTTAGGTTCGATGATCTGACGGAATTTATGGTAAAGGAGCCGTCCGATGGTGGAGCCGCCGTCGGACTTTCGCCGCAAATCAAGACGGACAGGTGAAGCAGTCTctgtcttcgttttcactAGATCAAGAGATTTCTTCCCGACAGAGTTTATTATCATTCCACGACAAGcatgccgctttcgtccgaatcggacgtcgacagcgagatcgaaatcgatccGCCTTGGATGAGAGCGAATATGAAAATGGTGTCGTTCTACAGTCAAAggtgtgtttttttttgacgaattgCGTGTCCGTTTCAGATGATCAACGAGTTTACCGATgtaaacgacgccgaaaaagaGATGATGAAATTGTGGAATCTTCACGTCATGAGAATAAAGTAATAAGTTTAATTGAccgtttttatttattggcaAAGTGCCTCTGTCGCAGTCCCTTTGCCGATGCGCACATGGCGTCGATTTGTCGTCAATTCGTGGAGAAGTACggacgagacgtcgtcgagaagaatcTCGTCGGCAATTTTATCTTCCACTTGGCCAATCTAAGCAACTATCAACTCATTTCGCCGACGTGCGTGTCGGAGTGCATGCGAACGGTGCGAAGGATTCAGGCTAGCGGGATAAGAGAAGATGTGCCATCTCGCGAATAGGCACGaactcaaaaaaagaagaaacgagcGCAAATAAAACggaacgttttttctcttactaTTCACACTGAGCTGCAGTTTTAGCTAATAGATTCTCACTCGTAATCCAATACCTGCTTGTGATAGAATAGTAGATAGCTGaataaaaaacgaaaagttATAGAACTGAAGCGAGAGCGCGCAGAGGAAAAACTCACGCTTCTGAGCGTAGAACTTCTGACACGGTCACCTTAGTGATCCAAGCGTCATCGCAATTGAACCACTAGACGTTTTGACTGTGTAAGGGgagggaaaaaaattccttgGTCGTCTGTCTTACTTGATCTCGCTGCTGTCTCACGTAGCACGTGTAGTGACC
Proteins encoded in this region:
- the LOC136184005 gene encoding probable methylthioribulose-1-phosphate dehydratase isoform X1 codes for the protein MPTLIQLINCYYRHFQMSASSSRKRISTREYPLCSKLPREMSGDRDSASSSTNSADSDAVRKTPVPQSTSAFALQEHPRRLIPELYTHFYNLGWTTGSGGSVSIKDSDGDIYVAPSGVQKERIKPDDMFVFDIKGDQISCPDPSKNLRPSSCFPVFMNAYQKRNAGAVIHTHSPNAVMATLFWPGDEFRISNLQMIKAIANEEKGRNYRFDEELIIPIIENRAEEIGLKDPMGAVIDKYPETCAVLVRGHGLYMWGSTWQKAKIMCEALDYLFGIAVEMKKYGLDVSKKETMTDDALYIRLE
- the LOC136184005 gene encoding probable methylthioribulose-1-phosphate dehydratase isoform X2, encoding MPTLIQLINCYYRHFQMSASSSRKRISTREYPLCSKLPREMSGDRDSASSSTNSADSDAEHPRRLIPELYTHFYNLGWTTGSGGSVSIKDSDGDIYVAPSGVQKERIKPDDMFVFDIKGDQISCPDPSKNLRPSSCFPVFMNAYQKRNAGAVIHTHSPNAVMATLFWPGDEFRISNLQMIKAIANEEKGRNYRFDEELIIPIIENRAEEIGLKDPMGAVIDKYPETCAVLVRGHGLYMWGSTWQKAKIMCEALDYLFGIAVEMKKYGLDVSKKETMTDDALYIRLE
- the LOC136184004 gene encoding uncharacterized protein yields the protein MGNKESTKKPSKDKGFIEVTATTCPSDVQFNAANSRAVCIGVGRSVHMQRQSHDVPMCDRDAKIVNDAMEKELGFPSQLLASDSYYSATKANVLHCFTKAAKEVESDGILFIFFSGPATRYAETQIGLANSDFNGDAAQLITCDEIVKALGELKSTRSRIIAMFDCRLAAALAQTLVVRIGADYSAHFVVACSTPEKSLFADELGSGAFAYFLVCYLKTITEKGMMNVDALTKYCMSRCRALADLVLQRDDAADQSAYMDPKHISSIELTWHEIDGGLRVRSVPSGDETDSGRRAVSYERCFDYLDYQDESALKVDNEWSKKIVGWLSQKVEPQLRILREHLGDERLRRTVIGLVMRSAGLLIGWHKPELATEPNTFMLSAFRVKETMIAVLGESENDQVTFYADLRYYMLGVAVAVRKEIGELIRLIDFGKRLIRDEGGDERDARRHIDEASFGHLPQPIEDFY
- the LOC136200032 gene encoding methylthioribulose-1-phosphate dehydratase-like, with the protein product MNGDRGPALSSTNGADSDAEHPRRLIPELCTHFYNLGWASASGGSVSIKDSDGNIYVAPSGVQKERIKPGDMFVFDIKGDQISCPDPRKNLRPSACFPVFMNAYQKRNAGAVIHTHSNNAVMATLFWPGSEFRISNLEMIKAIANEEKGRNYRFDEELIIPIIENTVEEIGLKDPMDAAIDKYPETCAVLVRGHGLYMWGSTWQKAKIMCEALDYVFGIAVEMKKYGLDVSKKETMTDDALYM
- the LOC136200146 gene encoding polyribonucleotide 5'-hydroxyl-kinase Clp1-like; protein product: MDASTIPVAEWSLSAQTELRFEVEDTDPVTLKLLDGTAEIFGTELPPSQQFSFADGAKVAVFTWHGCRVQLRGRPLHPYVSTDTPMVAYLNAHAALEKMRESVERARDLVGPRVVIVGSKDVGKTTLCRILLGYATRWGRQPVYVDLDCGQNSISVPGCVAALPVDRPADVEEGTFALRAPLVFHYGSASPSENSDLYLALISELARVVRRRFGTFAECRASGCVVNTCGWIDGFGFKAIVHAVMEFDANVVLVLDQERLFSQLKTSLGSSVQVVLLPKSGGVVSRSRSFRNDARMAAVRKYFYGTAKESLYPHSFNVGFDDVLVFKIGQPRVPDSCLPLDAKKDDSATKVVSVALDMDLLHCVCGLSLASGPSEDLARTNVAGFVVVTDVSMEKRTLTLLSPAAHPLPRNCLLISDIRFVDMK
- the LOC136200145 gene encoding uncharacterized protein; this encodes MNRLTKLKVAFGSLAATAAVAYADFLCEEWEHRLERKKIEERLQFGHCDKPYYQEERFLIDRKSERKPLAKCLSPDENSRFYYVISGPHGCGKSRLIKETACELIEETKEKKKDCGIIMADVRTSKHVAVDIARSMGIAVENEPQTLPGKLRSHFGYRYRPLYTIPNDAETAIDYIGNVLATQGRQFKEKNRRPLVIGLDDINVLADRNDQQLERLQHWAKKLADDGLVIFAFIDSGGIALQNMRKVPGRASRMKEFIVQDISEKDAKAFLSTALEDCNVDGNEVYDKLTNGRLQHLHWVREIVQNEKSYTYEALSKKLIGEVTFSSLQPCDLHTSLSGYKSVPERIRKRHELIKEMMKGKGKLSTEKATTTLGLNAADQYGSVSAWEADLKLLVKKDILLYCDGGKELTFHSRLVETALKEVFC
- the LOC136200143 gene encoding polycomb protein suz12-like; translated protein: MIKGLRGVDSFRSSSDVTGERSFEQLRADYNQFLKVYELPTQLYRLLRKRQETSPYYLRRNLTYMRKDGNKKQKRKNFRVNDMLTQLQENEEQTPPAGNFHFTFEAFHSPAGKKEKELTLEPILVRISQRSGRSKQRGAYSAKEVKLAPRKVQRRSGYNDENDDDDGGAETGDDGNDGTEGTFSCDVSIPYASLLDVERVDNALGALHSYVLRVRVTLGKEESVQKETEQNKTDYDDLQWDSIDSEQSSFHSDDDKDKDKDKTSTTDYPKRFDVHFVLYDATRDFVCEEGDYELCANRVKSFGSFPLKTIAQRRRAKWDDCSQAGPVIRKRLGSNMALKEYLKFSFAWDGCHPIHVFSPRRYCKRARHAKIGKTKSENVTSKGSALSSSSSSSSLSCGLGFGAVATKRRHRSVVVQNGGGGGGGGVDALPSPEQIMFRYLYDGNARQQTEVISDLACCWCRVKCPTLCGLLKHLQLCHPRFLFTYTPQPKVGQIDVRLNECYGAENDDGDVVQRERVLPSRRHFPRKRKSSTSVLVSSKNKRLRFDDLTEFMVKEPSDGGAAVGLSPQIKTDRVYYHSTTSMPLSSESDVDSEIEIDPPWMRANMKMMINEFTDVNDAEKEMMKLWNLHVMRINPFADAHMASICRQFVEKYGRDVVEKNLVGNFIFHLANLSNYQLISPTCVSECMRTVRRIQASGIREDVPSRE